One stretch of Astatotilapia calliptera chromosome 3, fAstCal1.2, whole genome shotgun sequence DNA includes these proteins:
- the LOC113018982 gene encoding low affinity immunoglobulin gamma Fc region receptor II-like isoform X3 translates to MEIATLCAVIASLRIIPNRSQFFQYESVSMSCGGQENSSEWTVKRSTSLYINTTCPSSSNGIDESHCNFSDIYPADNGVYWCESAMGECFDAINITVTAGSVILEGPAHPVTEGDTVSLHCKHNAGSSSNFTSNFYKNDDLIGSSSTGNLNIHRVSKSHEGLYKCNITGVGESPDSSLVVISAAGSPDSSSDSSPRVILPVVGVCLMLILLMLLCLWRSHKDKVNTAGNCEETEQ, encoded by the exons ATGGAGATAGCAACACTGTGTGCTGTTATTG cttcacTCAGAATCATTCCTAACAGATCCCAGTTCTTCCAGTATGAGTCCGTCTCCATGAGCTGTGGGGGGCAGGAAAACTCTTCAGAGTGGACAGTTAAGAGGAGCACGTCCTtatacataaacacaacatgTCCCTCATCCTCAAATGGAATAGATGAATCtcactgcaacttcagtgaCATTTATCCAGCAGACaatggagtttactggtgtgagtctgcAATGGGAGAGTGTTTTGATGCCatcaacatcactgtcacag CTGGTTCTGTGATCCTGGAAGGTCCTGCCCATCCTGTGACGGAGGGAGACACTGTATCTCTGCACTGTAAACACAATGCAGGCTCATCCTCCAATTTCACTTCTAAtttctataaaaatgatgatcttatTGGGAGCAGCTCTACAGGAAACCTGAACATCCACAGAGTTTCCAAATCacatgaaggcctctacaagtgtaaCATCACTGGAGTTGGAGAATCACCAGACAGCTCACTGGTGGTTATTTCTGCAG cAGGGAGTCCTGACTCGTCGTCTGATTCTTCCCCCCGAGTGATTCTTCCTGTGGTGGGTGTCTGCCTCATGCTGATTTTGCTGATGCTGCTCTGCCTCTGGAGGAGCCACAAAG